From one Lysobacterales bacterium genomic stretch:
- a CDS encoding copper resistance system multicopper oxidase, which translates to MLLSRRQFVQGLAAGGAVLGLGLWPKQSWALRSPGQLEVLSGTQFDLSVGETLVNYTGKTRPAITVNGSVPAPILRWKEGTRVQLRVRNDLPPGSIHGDSTSIHWHGILLPANMDGVPGLSFDGINRGESYLYEFDVRQAGTYWYHSHSGFQEQGGMYGPLIIDPIEPPPFSYDRDYVVFLSDWTDMDPARLFARLKKLSEYDNYYQRTVGDFFRDVRRDGLSATLSDRTAWGRMRMTPTDLSDVNAHTYTYLMNGTTSLGNWTGLFRSGEKIRLRFINGSAMTYFDVRIPGLKMTVVEVDGQYVHPLTVDEIRIATAETFDVIVEPAGQDAFTIFAQDSARTGHVSGTLAVREGLRAPVPAVDPRPLLTMADMGHGGHGAHSGLAVPSADPHAGHGAVPAPDPHAGHGAPAAQGAHAGHGSGSMQTHPASETGNPLVDMQTMTPEPRLSDPGIGLRGNGRTVATYADLKSLFEDPDGREPGRTVELHLTGHMERFAWSFDGIKFADAAPLRLNYGERMRIVLVNDTMMSHPIHLHGVWSDLEDEQGNFHLRKHTVDMPPGTKRSYRVRADALGRWAYHCHLFFHMESGMFREVRIEE; encoded by the coding sequence ATGTTGCTGTCTCGACGGCAGTTCGTTCAGGGATTGGCAGCGGGCGGCGCCGTGCTGGGCCTGGGGCTTTGGCCGAAGCAGAGCTGGGCGCTGCGCTCTCCGGGCCAGCTCGAAGTGCTGTCGGGCACGCAGTTCGACCTGAGCGTAGGCGAGACGCTGGTCAACTACACGGGCAAGACGCGGCCTGCCATCACCGTCAACGGCTCGGTGCCTGCACCGATCCTGCGCTGGAAGGAAGGCACTCGGGTGCAGCTGCGGGTCCGCAACGACCTGCCCCCAGGCTCGATCCACGGCGACTCCACGTCGATCCACTGGCACGGCATCCTGCTGCCGGCCAACATGGACGGCGTGCCGGGCCTGAGCTTCGACGGCATCAATCGTGGCGAGAGCTACCTGTACGAGTTCGACGTCCGCCAGGCCGGAACCTATTGGTACCACAGCCATTCGGGATTCCAGGAACAGGGCGGCATGTACGGGCCGCTGATCATCGACCCCATCGAGCCGCCTCCGTTCTCCTACGACCGCGACTACGTGGTCTTCCTGTCCGATTGGACCGACATGGATCCGGCCCGCCTGTTCGCCCGGCTGAAGAAGCTGTCGGAGTACGACAACTATTACCAGCGCACGGTGGGAGACTTCTTCCGTGACGTGCGCCGGGACGGCTTGAGCGCGACGCTGAGCGACCGTACGGCATGGGGGCGCATGCGCATGACGCCGACCGACCTGTCCGACGTCAACGCGCACACCTACACCTACCTGATGAACGGCACCACGTCGCTGGGAAACTGGACGGGATTGTTCCGCAGCGGGGAAAAGATCCGCCTGCGCTTCATCAACGGCTCGGCGATGACCTACTTCGACGTCCGCATCCCGGGCCTGAAGATGACGGTGGTCGAGGTCGATGGCCAGTACGTCCATCCGCTGACGGTGGACGAGATCCGCATCGCCACGGCCGAGACCTTCGACGTGATCGTCGAGCCTGCCGGGCAGGACGCCTTTACGATCTTCGCCCAGGACTCCGCGCGCACCGGCCACGTCAGCGGCACGCTCGCGGTCCGCGAGGGCTTGCGTGCCCCGGTGCCGGCGGTGGACCCGCGGCCGCTGCTGACCATGGCCGACATGGGGCATGGCGGCCACGGCGCCCATTCTGGGCTGGCAGTTCCCTCGGCTGATCCACATGCCGGGCATGGCGCCGTGCCGGCGCCGGACCCGCACGCCGGCCACGGGGCTCCAGCCGCACAAGGCGCGCACGCCGGGCATGGAAGCGGCAGCATGCAGACGCATCCGGCTAGTGAAACGGGCAATCCCCTGGTGGACATGCAGACCATGACGCCAGAGCCGCGACTGTCCGATCCGGGCATCGGCCTGCGCGGCAACGGTCGCACCGTGGCGACGTACGCCGACCTGAAGAGCCTGTTCGAGGACCCCGACGGCCGCGAGCCGGGGCGCACGGTGGAGCTGCACCTGACCGGCCACATGGAGCGTTTCGCCTGGTCGTTCGACGGGATCAAGTTCGCCGACGCCGCGCCGCTGCGCCTCAACTACGGCGAGCGCATGCGCATCGTGCTGGTGAACGACACCATGATGTCGCATCCGATCCATCTGCATGGCGTGTGGAGCGACCTGGAGGACGAACAGGGCAACTTCCATTTGCGCAAGCACACCGTGGACATGCCGCCGGGCACGAAGCGCAGCTACCGGGTGCGCGCCGACGCGCTCGGTCGCTGGGCCTACCACTGCCATCTCTTCTTCCACATGGAGTCTGGAATGTTCCGGGAAGTGAGGATCGAAGAATGA
- a CDS encoding copper resistance protein B — translation MMRARKSMQWIALAAALSLPPVAASAQHAGHGQPVTSSSTADPQEEPATAPQPPDAGTDHSQMDHGQHDRPQVDHSQMDHSQHDRPQVDHSQMDHSQHDRPQVDHSQMDHSRMETLDSPREPIPSVTDADRLAAFPPLKDYHKHGTSLNSFWLMDQLEGANTDEGREIAWEGIGWVGSDINRLWLRTKGHALDESLQRARVEVMYGRAIHPWWDVVVGVRRDFGDFGGGGTPRNWAAFGVQGLAPYKFEVSATGYVGEGGKTAAIVEAEYEMLFTNRLIASWGVEANWFGQSDPEEVIGSGLSTVEAGVRLRYEITRQFAPYIGFEREWSFGETSDLRGLSSHSRTDNRWVVGLRFWF, via the coding sequence ATGATGCGCGCAAGGAAATCGATGCAGTGGATTGCGCTGGCCGCAGCGTTGTCGCTCCCTCCCGTTGCGGCCTCCGCGCAGCATGCCGGGCATGGCCAGCCGGTCACGTCGAGTTCGACGGCGGACCCGCAGGAAGAGCCCGCGACGGCGCCCCAGCCTCCCGATGCCGGAACGGACCACTCGCAGATGGATCATGGACAGCATGATCGCCCGCAGGTCGACCATTCCCAGATGGATCATTCGCAGCATGATCGCCCGCAGGTCGACCATTCCCAGATGGATCATTCGCAGCATGATCGTCCGCAGGTCGACCACTCGCAGATGGATCATTCCCGGATGGAGACGCTCGACTCGCCACGCGAACCCATCCCCTCCGTCACGGATGCCGATCGCCTGGCGGCATTCCCGCCGCTGAAGGACTACCACAAGCACGGAACCAGCCTGAACTCGTTCTGGCTCATGGATCAGTTGGAAGGGGCGAACACGGATGAAGGCAGGGAGATCGCCTGGGAGGGAATCGGCTGGGTCGGGAGCGACATCAACCGCCTCTGGCTGAGGACCAAGGGGCACGCCCTGGATGAGAGCCTGCAGCGTGCGCGGGTCGAGGTGATGTACGGACGCGCGATCCATCCCTGGTGGGATGTCGTGGTGGGCGTGCGCCGGGATTTCGGTGACTTCGGCGGGGGCGGAACGCCGCGCAACTGGGCCGCGTTCGGCGTCCAGGGACTGGCGCCCTACAAGTTCGAGGTGTCGGCAACGGGTTACGTCGGAGAAGGCGGCAAGACGGCGGCGATCGTCGAGGCCGAGTACGAAATGCTGTTCACCAACCGGCTGATCGCTAGTTGGGGCGTCGAAGCCAACTGGTTCGGGCAGTCCGATCCGGAAGAGGTCATCGGGTCGGGTTTGAGTACCGTGGAGGCGGGTGTTCGTTTGCGGTACGAGATCACGCGGCAATTTGCGCCCTATATCGGGTTCGAACGCGAATGGAGTTTCGGCGAGACGTCGGACCTGCGCGGGCTCAGCAGCCACTCCCGAACCGACAACCGCTGGGTGGTCGGCCTGCGCTTCTGGTTCTGA
- a CDS encoding AarF/ABC1/UbiB kinase family protein, with product MRRGLQIVVAALGFGLAWWRLRKNSPSVLAERLRGTLEGLGTTFVKLGQGLSLRRDMLPDAYRVVLEDLHNRVPPFSSRLAEAAIEDAFGQPAATLFARFDAVPFAAASVAQVHRARTHDGQEAVVKVRRPGVVSQVKTDLLLLRLLVRILLPVWPQLRRQQPLALIDELGTQLLAEIDLEHEARNMRRLQSAIAGLPGVMMPHVIEPYVSPDVLVQAYSSGSIVTDFSGSDRGRAIADQLFNAYLHLLFVRGVYHADPHPGNLFAMADGRLCFHDFGSIGYLDPAARRALARMIAAVPYADADEVLDSALLLGFIVAPVDRREYTRAIGEILDELENLPVTEWSLAEMVWRISRLGGGARFRLPRHLLVLIRTLFLVENTIRQLDPAFNLLGSFEFHRDTLAASLGKEASRSRRPAAERAARTADSLSTIASELLRSAMMDEGRPSLTMYHRGLEALQANISRTGNRVSVALITLGLYLAGSLVMQHSIGPRIWGDMPLFAVVAYVLALVLSLRLVLAISRSGHL from the coding sequence TTGCGTCGCGGCCTCCAGATCGTGGTCGCTGCCCTTGGATTCGGTTTGGCGTGGTGGCGCCTGCGGAAGAACAGCCCATCGGTGCTGGCGGAGCGTCTGCGCGGGACGCTGGAGGGGCTGGGCACGACGTTCGTGAAGCTCGGCCAAGGCTTGAGCTTGCGCCGCGACATGCTGCCCGACGCGTACCGGGTGGTGCTGGAGGACTTGCATAACCGGGTGCCACCATTCTCGTCGCGGCTTGCCGAAGCGGCCATCGAGGATGCGTTCGGCCAGCCGGCCGCAACGCTGTTCGCCCGGTTCGATGCGGTTCCTTTTGCGGCCGCCTCCGTGGCTCAGGTACATCGGGCGCGGACGCATGACGGGCAGGAAGCAGTGGTCAAGGTTCGCCGCCCCGGCGTCGTCTCCCAGGTCAAGACCGACCTTCTGCTGCTGCGCTTGCTGGTGCGGATCCTGCTCCCCGTGTGGCCGCAGCTCAGGCGGCAACAGCCGTTGGCGCTGATCGACGAACTCGGCACGCAGTTGCTTGCCGAGATCGACCTGGAGCACGAAGCGCGGAACATGCGGCGCCTGCAGTCCGCGATCGCCGGGCTGCCCGGCGTCATGATGCCCCACGTCATCGAGCCCTACGTCTCGCCCGACGTGCTGGTGCAGGCATACAGCAGCGGCAGCATCGTCACGGACTTCTCCGGCAGCGACCGGGGGCGTGCCATCGCCGACCAGTTGTTCAATGCCTATCTCCATCTGTTGTTCGTCCGCGGCGTCTACCACGCCGACCCTCATCCGGGAAACCTGTTCGCGATGGCGGACGGGCGCCTGTGCTTTCATGACTTCGGCTCGATCGGATATCTGGATCCGGCGGCGCGGCGTGCGCTTGCACGCATGATCGCCGCGGTGCCCTATGCGGACGCGGACGAGGTGCTGGACTCGGCGCTTCTGCTGGGCTTCATCGTCGCGCCCGTGGACCGTCGCGAGTACACGCGCGCGATCGGCGAGATTCTCGACGAGCTGGAGAACCTGCCGGTCACCGAGTGGTCGCTGGCCGAGATGGTGTGGCGGATCTCACGCCTGGGCGGAGGAGCGCGTTTCCGGCTGCCCCGGCACCTGCTGGTCCTGATCCGGACACTGTTCCTGGTCGAGAACACGATTCGCCAGCTCGATCCGGCGTTCAACCTGCTGGGAAGCTTTGAGTTCCACCGCGACACCCTTGCCGCTTCGTTGGGCAAGGAGGCGAGCCGCAGCCGGCGGCCGGCGGCCGAACGTGCCGCGCGCACGGCCGACAGCTTGTCGACGATCGCATCGGAACTGCTCAGGTCGGCGATGATGGATGAGGGCAGGCCGAGCCTGACCATGTACCACCGGGGGCTTGAGGCGTTGCAGGCCAACATCAGCCGGACCGGCAACAGAGTGTCGGTCGCGTTGATCACGCTGGGGCTTTACCTTGCTGGATCGCTCGTGATGCAACACAGCATTGGGCCCCGCATCTGGGGCGACATGCCGTTGTTCGCGGTCGTCGCGTACGTGCTCGCCCTGGTGCTGTCGCTACGCCTGGTCCTGGCGATCTCGCGCTCCGGCCACTTGTGA
- a CDS encoding DUF3141 domain-containing protein gives MFERTVLFWDTLRQRADDMIAHERAGKPPLLDFDYETLLDARRFERPANYALLRITRAGDHCIEDCLDASRPPVVVVDPRAGHGPGIGGFKTDSEIGIALHRGHAVYFVSFYPEPCPGQTLADVLHALRRFVEEVARRHPGQPPVLYGNCQAGWALTLLAADCQGLSGPVVLNGSPLSYWAGAAGMNPMRLAGGFVGGVWMTHLLADLGNGRFDGAWLIQNFENLKPESVWEKYADLFAHVDTERDRFLQFERWWNAWYFMSREEIVAIVENLFIGNRLEEGKLRIDEHCAVDLKRIRNPLVVFASYGDNITPPHQALGWIPVVYPDTDALKQADQRIVYLTNPHVGHLGIFVSAKVARFEHRAILESLADVEALAPGLYEMKIDNPTGDPDCARSQYTVRFEERQVEDLRFDVPNAAFEKVRGISEANELLYKTFVSPVVSAMSNPWSASALEWLHPMRTSRYLLSEAFSPWMHAVAALAPLIRKGRTPLPAGNPFVAQEQAAIAQVSQAIEDGRKRRDEAMEWWFALVFGGMPGGIGAA, from the coding sequence GTGTTCGAGCGCACGGTGCTGTTCTGGGACACGCTGCGCCAGCGCGCCGACGACATGATCGCCCACGAGCGCGCGGGCAAGCCCCCGCTGCTGGACTTCGACTACGAAACGCTGCTCGATGCCCGGCGCTTCGAGCGTCCGGCCAACTACGCGCTCCTTCGCATCACCCGGGCCGGGGACCACTGCATCGAAGACTGCCTGGATGCCTCCAGGCCGCCCGTGGTGGTGGTCGATCCGCGTGCCGGACATGGACCTGGCATCGGGGGCTTCAAGACCGACTCCGAGATCGGTATCGCGCTGCATCGCGGCCATGCCGTCTACTTCGTCTCGTTCTATCCTGAACCATGTCCCGGCCAGACGCTCGCGGACGTGTTGCATGCGCTGCGGCGCTTCGTGGAGGAAGTGGCGAGGCGCCATCCCGGCCAGCCTCCTGTGCTGTACGGCAACTGCCAGGCGGGTTGGGCGCTCACGCTGCTCGCGGCGGACTGCCAGGGCCTGAGCGGGCCGGTCGTGCTCAACGGATCGCCGCTGTCCTACTGGGCGGGCGCCGCGGGCATGAACCCGATGCGGCTCGCCGGAGGATTCGTGGGCGGCGTGTGGATGACCCATCTGCTCGCGGATCTGGGCAATGGCCGTTTCGACGGCGCCTGGCTCATCCAGAACTTCGAGAATCTCAAGCCGGAAAGCGTGTGGGAGAAGTACGCCGACCTGTTCGCGCATGTGGATACCGAGCGTGATCGCTTCCTCCAGTTCGAGCGCTGGTGGAATGCCTGGTACTTCATGAGCCGCGAAGAGATCGTCGCCATCGTCGAGAACCTGTTCATCGGCAACCGTCTCGAGGAAGGCAAACTGCGGATCGACGAGCACTGCGCCGTCGACCTGAAGCGCATCCGCAACCCGCTGGTGGTCTTCGCGTCCTACGGCGACAACATCACGCCGCCCCACCAGGCACTGGGCTGGATTCCCGTGGTCTATCCCGACACGGACGCGCTCAAGCAGGCGGATCAGCGCATCGTCTACCTGACCAACCCGCATGTCGGTCACCTGGGGATCTTCGTCTCCGCCAAGGTCGCCCGCTTCGAGCATCGGGCCATCCTGGAGAGCTTGGCGGACGTCGAGGCACTGGCCCCAGGCCTCTACGAGATGAAGATCGACAACCCGACCGGCGACCCGGATTGCGCGCGCTCGCAGTACACCGTCCGTTTCGAGGAGCGACAGGTCGAGGACCTGCGGTTCGATGTCCCCAACGCGGCGTTCGAGAAAGTGCGAGGGATCTCGGAGGCGAACGAGTTGCTCTACAAGACGTTCGTGAGCCCTGTCGTGAGCGCCATGAGCAATCCCTGGAGCGCCTCGGCGCTGGAATGGCTGCATCCGATGCGCACCAGCCGCTACCTGCTTTCGGAAGCCTTCAGCCCCTGGATGCACGCCGTCGCGGCCCTGGCGCCCCTGATCAGGAAAGGTCGGACGCCATTGCCCGCTGGCAACCCCTTCGTGGCGCAGGAGCAGGCCGCGATCGCGCAGGTTTCCCAGGCCATCGAAGATGGGCGCAAGCGTCGCGACGAGGCGATGGAATGGTGGTTCGCGCTTGTGTTCGGCGGCATGCCAGGAGGGATCGGCGCGGCCTGA
- a CDS encoding thymidine phosphorylase family protein, giving the protein MTETADRIANAPPTLRARRLGLHAQHQAIAVMRTDCHVCRAEGLSSRSQVLLSAGGRQVLAMLYQADGDLVASGEAALSESAWERLGVAEGSPIEVSHAPTLDSLASVRRRIYGHRLDAAALQAVVEDVTAGRYTDVHLAAFLTASAALPLDEQETVDLTAAMIDVGERLTWNAPVVVDKHCIGGLPGNRTTPIVVAIVAANGLVMPKTSSRAITSPAGTADTMETLAPVDLDLATIRRVVDQEGGCVAWGGAVHLSPADDVFVRVERELDVDTEGQLIASVLSKKIAAGSNHVVLDIPVGPTAKVRTEEAARRLGDRLVAVAARLGLAATCIRTDGSQPVGRGIGPALEAHDILAVLQNRPDAPADLRQRAAVLAGAALEIGGAAEAGAGHALALATLADGRAWTKFQRICQAQGGMREPPRALHVRPLTASRAGRIVQVNNRKIAQLAKLAGAPEAKAAGVTMEVVLGTNVVRGQPLLQLHADTAGELAYAMEYASRNPDIIEIST; this is encoded by the coding sequence GTGACCGAGACTGCCGACCGGATTGCCAATGCGCCCCCGACCCTGCGCGCCCGGCGCCTGGGCCTTCATGCCCAGCACCAGGCGATCGCGGTCATGCGCACCGATTGCCACGTCTGCCGCGCCGAAGGTTTGAGCTCCCGTTCCCAGGTCCTGCTCTCGGCGGGCGGGCGCCAGGTCCTGGCGATGCTTTACCAGGCCGATGGCGATCTGGTGGCGTCCGGCGAGGCGGCGCTGTCCGAGTCCGCGTGGGAACGCCTGGGTGTCGCGGAGGGCTCGCCCATCGAGGTCTCCCATGCGCCCACCCTGGACTCCCTGGCCAGCGTGCGGCGACGCATCTACGGCCACCGGCTCGATGCGGCCGCATTGCAGGCCGTCGTCGAGGACGTCACCGCGGGACGCTACACCGACGTGCACCTAGCCGCGTTCCTCACCGCCAGTGCGGCCCTGCCGCTGGACGAGCAGGAAACCGTCGACCTGACCGCGGCGATGATCGACGTCGGCGAACGCCTGACGTGGAACGCTCCGGTGGTCGTGGACAAGCACTGCATCGGCGGACTGCCAGGCAACCGGACCACGCCGATCGTGGTCGCGATCGTCGCTGCCAACGGCCTGGTGATGCCCAAGACGTCCTCGCGCGCCATCACCTCGCCGGCCGGCACCGCGGACACCATGGAAACCCTGGCGCCCGTCGATCTCGACCTGGCCACGATCCGGCGCGTGGTGGACCAGGAAGGCGGCTGCGTTGCCTGGGGCGGCGCCGTGCACCTGAGCCCTGCCGACGACGTCTTCGTGCGGGTCGAGCGGGAGCTGGACGTAGACACCGAGGGGCAGCTGATCGCCTCCGTGCTGTCCAAGAAGATCGCGGCGGGCTCCAACCACGTCGTGCTCGACATCCCGGTCGGGCCGACCGCCAAGGTCCGTACCGAGGAGGCCGCACGCCGGCTGGGGGATCGCCTGGTCGCGGTCGCCGCGCGCCTTGGCCTGGCCGCGACGTGCATCCGCACCGATGGCAGCCAGCCGGTGGGCCGGGGCATCGGTCCCGCGCTCGAAGCGCACGACATCCTCGCCGTCCTGCAGAACCGGCCCGATGCGCCCGCCGACTTGCGGCAGCGGGCCGCCGTGCTCGCCGGTGCCGCGCTCGAGATCGGCGGCGCGGCAGAGGCTGGAGCGGGCCATGCGCTGGCCCTGGCCACCTTGGCCGACGGGCGGGCGTGGACGAAGTTCCAGCGGATCTGCCAGGCCCAGGGCGGCATGCGCGAGCCGCCCAGGGCCTTGCACGTCCGGCCCCTGACCGCTTCCCGTGCGGGGCGGATCGTCCAGGTCAACAACCGCAAGATCGCCCAGCTCGCCAAGCTGGCCGGTGCGCCCGAAGCCAAGGCCGCCGGCGTGACGATGGAGGTCGTACTCGGGACCAATGTCGTCCGCGGCCAGCCGCTGCTTCAGCTGCACGCCGACACGGCCGGTGAACTGGCGTATGCCATGGAATATGCGTCCCGGAACCCGGACATCATCGAAATCTCGACTTGA
- a CDS encoding MBL fold metallo-hydrolase has protein sequence MLKLTSFGGVGTVTGSKHLLSHNGKHILVDCGLFQGLKNLRELNWEPLPIAPKDLDAVVLTHAHLDHSGYLPKLVRDGFRGRIYATAATRDVAELILKDSGHLQEKDAEYANRKGFSKHKPALPLYTVQDAEHALKQFSPVPFGKPASLPDGATLTFRYAGHILGAATAQIDWGGKRIVFSGDLGRYDDPMLFDPQSVTEADYVVIESTYGNRTHAPNDAAEALGAVIEKTVGRGGTVVIPAFAVGRAQLLLYYLWKLRQTGRLGSVPIYLDSPMAINASELLCSHLDDHRLPAEICHAACGIATYTREVEESKQITASRFPKVVISASGMATGGRVLHHLAAFAPKRENTILFAGYQAAGTRGQAMLQGAREVKIHGQWVPVNAQVANLPELSAHADSNELMRWLSGFRHAPSRVFIVHGEADAAEALRVRIDKETGWPVSVPRLGQVFEL, from the coding sequence ATCTTGAAGCTCACCTCGTTCGGCGGTGTCGGCACCGTCACCGGCTCCAAGCATCTGCTGAGCCACAACGGAAAGCACATCCTGGTCGACTGCGGCCTGTTCCAGGGCCTGAAGAACCTGCGCGAGCTGAACTGGGAGCCGTTGCCGATCGCGCCGAAGGACCTCGACGCGGTGGTGTTGACGCATGCGCACCTGGACCATTCCGGCTACCTGCCCAAGCTCGTGCGCGATGGCTTTCGCGGACGCATCTACGCCACCGCGGCAACCCGCGACGTGGCCGAGCTGATCCTCAAGGACAGCGGCCACCTGCAGGAAAAGGACGCCGAGTACGCCAATCGCAAGGGCTTCAGCAAGCACAAGCCCGCGCTGCCGCTGTATACCGTGCAGGATGCCGAGCATGCGCTCAAGCAGTTCTCCCCTGTGCCGTTCGGCAAGCCGGCCTCGCTTCCCGACGGTGCGACCCTGACCTTCCGCTACGCCGGGCACATCCTGGGGGCCGCCACGGCGCAGATCGACTGGGGCGGCAAGCGCATCGTGTTCTCCGGCGACCTGGGGCGCTACGACGACCCGATGCTGTTCGATCCGCAGTCCGTGACCGAAGCCGACTATGTGGTGATCGAGTCCACGTACGGCAACCGGACCCATGCGCCGAACGATGCGGCCGAAGCCCTCGGCGCCGTCATCGAGAAGACGGTCGGCCGCGGCGGCACGGTGGTCATTCCCGCCTTCGCGGTGGGCCGCGCCCAACTCCTGCTCTACTACCTGTGGAAGCTGCGCCAGACCGGACGCCTGGGTTCGGTGCCCATCTATCTGGACAGTCCGATGGCGATCAACGCCAGCGAACTGCTGTGCAGCCACCTGGACGACCACCGGCTGCCCGCAGAGATCTGCCATGCCGCCTGCGGGATCGCCACCTACACCCGCGAGGTGGAGGAATCCAAGCAGATCACCGCCAGCCGGTTCCCCAAGGTCGTCATCTCGGCCAGCGGGATGGCGACCGGCGGTCGGGTGCTTCACCACCTCGCCGCGTTCGCGCCGAAACGCGAGAACACCATCCTGTTCGCCGGCTATCAGGCCGCAGGGACCCGCGGCCAGGCCATGCTGCAGGGCGCACGCGAAGTCAAGATCCACGGACAATGGGTTCCGGTGAATGCGCAGGTCGCCAACCTGCCGGAGCTGTCGGCGCACGCGGATTCCAATGAACTGATGCGCTGGCTCTCCGGCTTCCGGCATGCCCCCTCGCGCGTATTCATCGTGCACGGGGAAGCGGATGCCGCCGAGGCCCTGCGCGTGCGCATCGACAAGGAAACCGGCTGGCCTGTCTCGGTCCCCCGGCTGGGCCAGGTGTTCGAACTGTGA